Genomic DNA from Deltaproteobacteria bacterium:
GATCTGCGGGACCGGGATCTGTGACCCCAGTTGTTCGCTACTTGGAGTTGGACGAATGAGCAGGGCTCGGACTATAGTTGTAGACATAAAGTGACACGAAAAGAGGCGCAATGAAGTTCATTTCAGTGCGAGAACTCCGCGGCCGTACCTCACAGCTCTGGCGCGACCTCAGACAAGAGAAGGACTTCGTGGTCACCAACAACGGCAAACCGGTAGCCATCCTGACCTCGACGGATGCGGACTCCTTCGAGCGGTCGCTCCGGGATATCCGTCAATCCCGGGCCAATGCCGCGCTCGCCGACCTTCAACGCGACGCCGCGGCTCGTGGTCTCGACAGGTTGTCGATGGAAGAGATCGACGCCGAGATCCAGGCGTCGCGCAAGCGGCGAGACCTGGATTAAAGATCGTACTCGACACGAATGGACGCGATTTTGCTATCTATTTGAAATTATGCATTTCCTTTCGTACCCCGCCATCCCGTAAGCGGATCGGCAGCGGTTTGAGTACAACAACGGTGTCGATTTGTGCGTGCCTGGTTGCCGTGCCAGGCTCTGTTCCTCGGTCCTCTTGTCTCGTTTTCACAAGCAGTGTGTAGAAGAAGTACACAGAGGCGGTAGTGCGTAGAGAATGGTTGTGCCCCGCAATCCAGGGGGAGACGGGCGATGACATCTCGGTGCGAAGTACAGTGGAGCGACCGTCTGGCGTCGGCGCTGGCCAGCTTGGCGCGCGTGCAGGGGCGCTATTGGCGCGAGCTTGAGGAGCGGCGGCGGCAGAGAGAACAGGCGGAAGAGGATCTCTGGCCGTTCTTTTTCGGCGTATCCGATCCGTCGCACGATCTGCGTTCCTTGTATTGCAGCACCTGCTGGAGGGAAGGGACGCATTTCGAGGAACACTACGCGCCGCTGCGCGACGTCCTGGGACATGCCGGTGACATTGTGGGGGAGCACCCGGCTCTGGCGGGTATAGGGAGACGGGACGACCGATGGCACGAGTTTGGAGCCCTGTTCCTCAACCGCGGCGTCTCGACGTCACGGCTTTCAATGGTCGCGGGGCTGATGTTCCGTGCAACGGAGATCGGGAAGAACGGTTTCGCGGTCGCGTCGCGCGAACTGGAAACCCTTCTGGACCTCAGCCTCGGCGGGAGTGTCGATGCGATCCCTGGGGAATTGGATCTCGGTTACCACCTCTCGGTCTTCTGCGGTCTGCGCTTCGATGAGCGATTGGGAATCGCGGAAGATATGGCGGTTTTCCCGATTCAGCACGTCGATGCGTTCGTGGAAAAGAGCGGGCTGTTGAGTGTCGCGCCAGGTCTGGTCGTTTCCAACGATTGGAGGCCGGTGGCCGCGATCGCGAAACCATTTCGGTGGAAGCCCGTGCTGTTTGCTCTCGACGACAAGCAGCCGGAAGTGAATTGGAGCGAACCGCCTTTCAGCGACGCAACGCCGTTCTTCGATGATGCGCGGGACTTTATCGAACTTCTCGCGGTCACCCATGGTGCGCCGGTGCTCTACCTGAAGGATCTGGCGCTGTGTACGGACCGGAGAGCATCGCTTCTGTTCGGGCAGCCATTCTATCATTCGGGCGCGGGCGGGAAATCATGGGCATCCCCGCCGCACCGCCTGATGAAGGCGCGGTCGCCGGACCTGGAGGCGGTCGAACAGGCCGCAAGATTCTGCTGGGGAGCGGATAGCGACAGGCATCGGAACTATGGGCCGGTGACTTCGCGGCTGGCGCAAGCCCTCGCGCGAAGCGGTCGGTACGAGCTGGAGGACAAGATCCTCGACGTGGCAATCGCCCTGGAGCAGATGTACGAGCCGGAGGGCCCGGAGCTCAACTTCAGGCTGAGGACCCGAGCGGCCTGTTTTCTGGAGACGGACACGCGGAGACGCAAGAAAGTCTTTCGAGACATGGGGCGGTTTTACGACGTGCGATCGGGAATCGTCCACCGGCGAACGGGGAAAGGAAGGGTTGCGAGAAAGCAGGTTGATGACGGAAGCGTCACGGACGAACGGCGTAACGCGTTCGAGATGGGTTTCGAATTGGCCCGCCGGACCCTCGTCAAGCTGCTCCGGGATGGTCCCCCCGAGGACTGGAACGACATCGTGCTGGAGCAACGGCCTGCGGAGCCGTTCCCCAACGGTGCCTGAACCGCCAGACCGAGCTACAGGAACCGGAACGGGCAGGTGGTGGAACGGCGGACGGGTATCGCCGGCAACGTGGGCCGGTCGAGGTGCCGCAGGCAACTGCCGACGCGATCGGGTTCTGCCCGGACGGTACCGAAGCAGGAGAGACGTGAGACGCCATGCGAATCACGAGAATCGAGATCCGGAATTTCCGGTCCATACGGCATCTTGCCCTCGATCTGGAAGACACGACGGTGTTCATCGGGCCCAACAATGTCGGCAAGACGGCGATCCTGGACGCTGTGCGGCTCGCATTGACGCGGTGCTGGGGAGAGAGCGGAACGCGCTTCAGCGGAACCGATGTGGGCAACGCGCCGGACGGGAGTGGCGAACATGACGCGTCCGGCGCGTGCATTACAATCTGGGGCGAGGAGTCCGCGCCGGAGGAATGGCCTCAGGACATTGCAGAGATCCTCGATCCCATTGGTGGGATAGAGCCGAGGGACGGTCGCCGCTCCCTCGTGCTGCGGTGTCGGATTGGGCGGAACGAGAAGAGCGGCAGGTTCGAAAGCAGGGAGTTCCTCGACGCGGCAGGCAAACCGATTGGCGAACAGAAGGTCGCCGAGGGGAGTTTTGAACGGCTTTGGCCGTACTTTCCCGTGTTTTATCTGGGTGTTTCGCGAGGTGTCGACGGAACCATTATGCCGAAGCCGAGGTTCTGGGAAGAATATCTCAAGGCATTGGAGATACCGGTCGGCCTGGAAGCCGCGGCGGGAGGGGTGCTGGAAGGACTTTATTCCGGGCTGCGAGAGGGTGACCCGCATACCAAGAACATCATGCATGCGATCGTTCTGAGCAATCCGTTAGCGCTGAATAGGCATGAGGGTCCCGATCCGTTCATGCAGCCGGATGAGGCGTTTGCAGAGCTTCGCTGGATGGAAGCTCTGCTCAACGAAGGACAACGCGATCAGCCGTGGTCGTTCGATCAGCAGGGGCTGGCTACGCAAAGCCTTTCGGTGATGAATCTGTCCAGAGCGTTCGGCAAGTTCCTTCACAACGAAATGTACGGGCGGAAAAGCAAGCCGGTGATCGTTCTGGAAGAACCGGAAGCGCACCTTTCTCCGCAAGCCGCACGTTTGTTGTGGCGCCCTGTCCGGGCGCTGGCCGGCCAGAAGATCGTCACGACGCATTCGCCGCATTTCGTCCAACACGTGCCGTTCAGAGATCTGCGCCTTGTTCGTCTCACTGAGAACGGGACCGAGGTGAGGTCCCTGCCTTCGAGTTTCTCTGCGACCATTCCACATCTCGACGGGCTGGACGATGTCGTGAGGGTACCGAAGAATAGGCTGCGATACGATTGCGCCTCCCAGACACTGACGGTCAACGGAGTGCTGCATGAGAAGGTTTATCGTGCGCTCCTCACTTGTTGCGGATCGCACGGACGCCGCCGCGAGCTCGAAGGCGTCTTGAGGGACCTGCGGGACCGGTCCTCCCGATACGTCGACGATGACGAGCTCCGGTCACTCGAAACCTTCGCGCAGCGCATCCGCGGCGAGATATTCTTCGCCGAATGCTGGATGATCGTCGAAGGACCGTCCGACTATTTGATCGTACATGCACTCGCGCACGCGATGCGGTACGACCTCGACTGGCAAGGCGTGTCCGTCATCGACGCTCAGAACAACGGTAGCCCGCAAGCGTTTGCGACGCTCGCCCGCGCGCTCGACATTCCCTGGTGTGCCGTATTCGATGGTGACGATGCGGGAAAAGGGTACATAGAGCAGTTCCGCAAACGTGGATTCGATGATGACATCCTGGAGGAACGATGCCGAGTGCATATGGACGGCGATTTGGAAGCGCAACTCGTGGCCGATGGGCTCGGCGCGGAGCTACGCAAGATTCTTGAGAAACTGGGCATAAGGGATGCCTCCAGCCTGACGGAGGAAGAGCTTCTGGAAAAGCTCAGGAACGAGAAGACGGGCTATGCGGTGGAACTGGCGGAGCGTATCCGCGGCAATCGGCGCGTAGCGGAACGCGCACCCGAGGCCTTCCGGGCGGCAATCGGGATGTTGCCGACGCTGAAGACCACGAACACCGTGGATCGAAAGGGAGAAGCGGCGGTCCGGATCCCGAGCGGCAAGATGGCATCGACTTGACCGAGACCGAGCAGCACTGAGGTAGGGAGACTCACACGGTTTCGCTGTCAGCGAGAGTGGAGGGGGCGGGGAGCGTGCCGTCGGCGGGTCGCTCCGAGTTCGGGTCCGGCACGATAGTAGAGTCGGAGTTTTTGGGGGACTAACGGATCCTTAGGTAGTGTCAGAAGAAGTCCGGGAGCGAGAGCATGCGTGTCGTCAACATGCGCGAAGCCAAGACGCACCTTTCTCGTCTCGTTGAGGCTGCCGTCAACGGTGAGCCCTTCATCATTGCGCGCGGAGGCAAACCGTTGGTCAAGGTCATCGCGTTGGAAGCGACAGAGCCAGGAGTGATGCGCCGAATCGGTTTCCTGGACGGCAAGATTTCGGTTCCCGAAGACTTCGACCGGATGGGTTTCACGGAGATCGAGAACCAATTCAAGGGTAAGGAGTAAATCTCCTGACGGGAGCCCAACTGGCGGATGTTAGTCTTCAACCGGGTCGGACGCCAGAGGCAAAGGGATGGCGCGATGTCCCATCACCTACCCACTACGCCAACCCCGGTTTCCTCTCATACCACCCCGCCGCCTGCTCATAGGCGTGCGACACCTGGAAAATCAAGCCTTCCTGAAAGCATGCCCCGATGAACTGTAGCCCGATGGGCAACCCGCCGTCCGTAAACCCGCAGCACACGCTCAGTGCCGGCAGTCCGGTGACGTTGAAGGGGATGGTCGCGCGGGTGCCGAAGCTGCCGCTGGGGTGGCGGAACGGGACCCGGCGGCCGGCCACGTCGGCGAAGCCCTGCTTGCATTCCTCGATGGTGGGGGCGGCCATTCCCACGGTGGGGGCGACGATGACCTGGACGTCCTCGAGGGCCTCCTCGAACTCGCGGCAGATGACGCGCCGGACCCGCTGGGAGGTGACGTAGCTCGAGGCGGGGATGGTGAGGGAGGCGATGTTCCGGGCCATCAGTTCGAAGCTGTAGTCCCGGGGCTGCTTCCGCAGGTAGGGCTCGTGGGCCACCAGGTTCTCGCATCGGCTGGTGGCGGCTTGCACGGCGGGGACCGCATCCATGTGAGGGATGGTGACGTCCTGCACCTGCATGCCCAGGGATTCCAGCGCGGCGACGGCGTCCTGGAAGGACTTGGCGACCTCGTCCACCATAAGCTCGTCGAAGTAGCTGTCGACGATGCCGACCTTCATTCCGGCCACGGGGTTGCCGAGGCTCTCGGTGTAGTCGGGCACGGGCTCGGCGGAGCACAGGGGGTCGTTGGGGTCCTCTCCGGCGATGGCCG
This window encodes:
- a CDS encoding type II toxin-antitoxin system Phd/YefM family antitoxin, with the protein product MKFISVRELRGRTSQLWRDLRQEKDFVVTNNGKPVAILTSTDADSFERSLRDIRQSRANAALADLQRDAAARGLDRLSMEEIDAEIQASRKRRDLD
- a CDS encoding type II toxin-antitoxin system Phd/YefM family antitoxin; protein product: MRVVNMREAKTHLSRLVEAAVNGEPFIIARGGKPLVKVIALEATEPGVMRRIGFLDGKISVPEDFDRMGFTEIENQFKGKE
- a CDS encoding HEPN domain-containing protein encodes the protein MQGRYWRELEERRRQREQAEEDLWPFFFGVSDPSHDLRSLYCSTCWREGTHFEEHYAPLRDVLGHAGDIVGEHPALAGIGRRDDRWHEFGALFLNRGVSTSRLSMVAGLMFRATEIGKNGFAVASRELETLLDLSLGGSVDAIPGELDLGYHLSVFCGLRFDERLGIAEDMAVFPIQHVDAFVEKSGLLSVAPGLVVSNDWRPVAAIAKPFRWKPVLFALDDKQPEVNWSEPPFSDATPFFDDARDFIELLAVTHGAPVLYLKDLALCTDRRASLLFGQPFYHSGAGGKSWASPPHRLMKARSPDLEAVEQAARFCWGADSDRHRNYGPVTSRLAQALARSGRYELEDKILDVAIALEQMYEPEGPELNFRLRTRAACFLETDTRRRKKVFRDMGRFYDVRSGIVHRRTGKGRVARKQVDDGSVTDERRNAFEMGFELARRTLVKLLRDGPPEDWNDIVLEQRPAEPFPNGA
- a CDS encoding AAA family ATPase — its product is MRITRIEIRNFRSIRHLALDLEDTTVFIGPNNVGKTAILDAVRLALTRCWGESGTRFSGTDVGNAPDGSGEHDASGACITIWGEESAPEEWPQDIAEILDPIGGIEPRDGRRSLVLRCRIGRNEKSGRFESREFLDAAGKPIGEQKVAEGSFERLWPYFPVFYLGVSRGVDGTIMPKPRFWEEYLKALEIPVGLEAAAGGVLEGLYSGLREGDPHTKNIMHAIVLSNPLALNRHEGPDPFMQPDEAFAELRWMEALLNEGQRDQPWSFDQQGLATQSLSVMNLSRAFGKFLHNEMYGRKSKPVIVLEEPEAHLSPQAARLLWRPVRALAGQKIVTTHSPHFVQHVPFRDLRLVRLTENGTEVRSLPSSFSATIPHLDGLDDVVRVPKNRLRYDCASQTLTVNGVLHEKVYRALLTCCGSHGRRRELEGVLRDLRDRSSRYVDDDELRSLETFAQRIRGEIFFAECWMIVEGPSDYLIVHALAHAMRYDLDWQGVSVIDAQNNGSPQAFATLARALDIPWCAVFDGDDAGKGYIEQFRKRGFDDDILEERCRVHMDGDLEAQLVADGLGAELRKILEKLGIRDASSLTEEELLEKLRNEKTGYAVELAERIRGNRRVAERAPEAFRAAIGMLPTLKTTNTVDRKGEAAVRIPSGKMAST
- a CDS encoding amidase, whose translation is MPELDPTTLTIANLAPRIVAREVSPVDVTACYLERIKRLNPTLNAYSTVMEEDAMAAARRAEDEIASGNHRGPLHGMPVSIKDNLAVKGYPTTAGSKILADWKPDFDATVVTRLREAGAIVLGKNNMHEWAGGGTTMNPYFGTTHNPWDQSRVPGGSSGGSAAAVAADLCLISIGTDNAGSVRNPAAWCGTVGLKATYGRVSRYGGIAGTGGFSSDHFGPFTKTVEDCALVLAAIAGEDPNDPLCSAEPVPDYTESLGNPVAGMKVGIVDSYFDELMVDEVAKSFQDAVAALESLGMQVQDVTIPHMDAVPAVQAATSRCENLVAHEPYLRKQPRDYSFELMARNIASLTIPASSYVTSQRVRRVICREFEEALEDVQVIVAPTVGMAAPTIEECKQGFADVAGRRVPFRHPSGSFGTRATIPFNVTGLPALSVCCGFTDGGLPIGLQFIGACFQEGLIFQVSHAYEQAAGWYERKPGLA